The proteins below are encoded in one region of Flavobacteriales bacterium:
- a CDS encoding dipeptidase — translation MRTVDNYIESNKDRFLDELVDLLKVPSVSADPAFSKDVHRAAELLASRLTEIGIDAVEICPTAGYPIVYGEKILDSSLPTVLVYGHYDVQPADPIELWTSPPFEPVIKDGKIYARGACDDKGQMYMHVKAVELMIKTTGLPCNVKFMIEGEEEVGSDNLGLFVKSNKERLKADLVLISDTGMIANDIPSITVGLRGLSYIEVEVTGPKRDLHSGLYGGAVGNPINILCDMIASLHDENKKITIPGFYDDVIEVSTEERAQMAKAPFSEQNYCDELDMKATQGEAGYSTLERATIRPTLDVNGIWGGYIGQGAKTVLPSKAHAKISCRLVPGQDPDKITELVLKHLVSIAPSSVKVKATPHHGGQPYLTPTDFPGYQAAHKAMETTFGKAPLPMRSGGSIPIVAMFEEELGLKSVLMGFGLDSDAIHSPNEHFGVFNYLKGIQTIPFFYQYLAEG, via the coding sequence ATCAGAACAGTTGACAATTACATTGAATCCAACAAAGACCGATTTTTAGACGAACTGGTAGACCTTCTCAAGGTTCCGTCTGTCAGTGCCGATCCAGCGTTTAGTAAGGACGTGCACCGCGCTGCTGAGTTGCTCGCATCGCGACTTACAGAAATTGGGATTGATGCGGTGGAAATCTGCCCAACAGCAGGTTATCCTATCGTTTATGGAGAAAAGATCTTGGATTCAAGCTTACCTACAGTGTTGGTCTATGGACATTACGATGTGCAACCAGCTGATCCTATTGAACTTTGGACTTCTCCTCCATTTGAACCTGTGATCAAAGACGGAAAGATCTATGCGCGCGGTGCCTGCGATGATAAAGGCCAAATGTACATGCATGTGAAAGCAGTGGAATTGATGATAAAAACCACTGGGCTTCCATGCAACGTCAAGTTCATGATTGAAGGCGAAGAAGAAGTCGGATCTGACAATCTTGGCTTATTCGTTAAGTCGAACAAAGAACGTTTGAAAGCCGATCTGGTACTTATTTCTGATACAGGAATGATTGCCAACGACATTCCTTCGATAACGGTCGGTCTTAGAGGATTGAGTTACATTGAAGTGGAAGTTACCGGCCCAAAACGTGACCTACATTCTGGACTTTACGGTGGCGCGGTCGGCAATCCGATCAACATTCTTTGCGACATGATTGCTTCGCTGCATGACGAAAACAAGAAGATCACCATTCCTGGATTTTATGATGATGTGATTGAAGTAAGCACGGAAGAACGCGCTCAAATGGCCAAAGCGCCTTTCAGCGAGCAGAATTACTGCGATGAACTGGACATGAAAGCAACTCAAGGAGAAGCGGGTTATTCCACACTGGAGCGAGCAACCATCCGTCCAACGTTGGATGTAAATGGAATTTGGGGCGGCTACATTGGCCAAGGAGCCAAAACAGTGTTGCCGTCAAAAGCGCACGCCAAAATCTCTTGCCGTTTGGTGCCAGGACAAGACCCTGATAAGATCACTGAACTCGTATTGAAGCATTTGGTGTCTATTGCACCATCTTCGGTGAAAGTAAAAGCAACGCCTCACCATGGCGGACAACCATACCTTACTCCAACCGACTTTCCAGGTTATCAAGCAGCACACAAGGCAATGGAAACCACGTTTGGAAAAGCGCCTCTTCCGATGCGCAGCGGTGGAAGTATTCCTATTGTTGCGATGTTTGAAGAAGAACTCGGATTGAAATCTGTGTTGATGGGATTCGGACTCGATTCAGATGCCATCCACTCACCAAACGAGCATTTTGGCGTTTTCAATTATTTGAAAGGCATTCAGACCATTCCGTTCTTCTACCAATATTTGGCCGAAGGGTAA
- a CDS encoding choice-of-anchor L domain-containing protein: MTVQTALAQLQIDASYTPQQLVENVLIGQGVQVSNFQFTGNAASRGFFDGSASNIGLSSGVILSTGRVIDAIGPNNTQAGSLAEDGTGFSTPGDAALTAISGLSVGTYDASILEFDFIPSSDTVQFRYVFASDEYMVWVDTSVSINDVFAFLISGPGISGESNIALLPGTTLPITMLNVNASTNSQYYIDNGDDPGESGGATVSYNGFTKVLTAQAVLTPCQSYHIRLAIADGGDGTYDSAVFLEAGSFSSPTVSMSAESSFSATSGGQDLVEGCSSTTLTFERSAPFDAPLTVGLAFSGTATVGADISNLPSSITFPAGQATTTISFNVIEDGVLEGTENLTIVLDQLNPCATGPATSVTITIQDALPLTLQISPDVSLICPEERIISVVPTGGYPTYQYQWAGTSSSTGSVTVNPFSSSTYTVMVTDTCGFTATASTSITIPNYQPIQVNVTDAIICNGEEAILEAQVSGGLGNITYLWDGSGTDATYAVSPVASTTVLLQVTDSCGITEDGQANVIVDEVDVSFTSKLTAHSTVQFTSSSTDITDFAWDFGDGTFGFRESPLHEYLEEGTYIVTLTVTNSNGCEATVEDTVTVYPPLHVYVPNSFTPNGDGINDEFGMIGEGYLYYDMEIFDRWGNRLKFGRFKDDTVWDGTYKGSLVPAGMYIYSIVVHPPIGIDVREKGSLFVLP; this comes from the coding sequence ATGACCGTTCAAACGGCCTTGGCGCAGCTTCAGATAGATGCCAGTTACACACCACAGCAGCTTGTAGAGAACGTATTGATCGGACAAGGCGTCCAGGTAAGTAATTTTCAATTCACAGGAAATGCTGCTTCGCGAGGATTTTTTGATGGATCAGCTTCCAACATCGGTCTCTCATCTGGAGTTATCCTCTCTACTGGACGTGTAATAGATGCAATAGGCCCGAATAACACACAAGCTGGATCCTTGGCAGAAGATGGGACAGGTTTTTCAACCCCTGGCGATGCGGCACTTACCGCCATTTCTGGTCTTTCGGTCGGAACCTACGATGCGTCCATTCTTGAATTCGATTTTATCCCTTCGTCAGATACAGTTCAGTTCAGATACGTATTTGCGTCAGATGAATACATGGTTTGGGTTGATACTTCAGTCTCTATCAACGATGTTTTTGCCTTCTTGATCAGCGGGCCTGGAATTTCGGGAGAATCGAATATTGCGCTTCTGCCGGGTACAACGTTGCCCATAACGATGTTGAACGTGAACGCATCCACCAATTCTCAGTATTACATAGATAATGGAGATGATCCAGGCGAATCAGGCGGTGCAACGGTAAGTTACAATGGATTTACGAAGGTACTTACAGCGCAGGCCGTACTAACCCCTTGCCAATCCTATCATATTCGTTTGGCAATTGCAGATGGTGGTGATGGCACCTATGATAGTGCCGTTTTTCTAGAGGCCGGAAGTTTTAGCAGCCCAACGGTAAGTATGAGTGCGGAGTCAAGTTTTTCAGCTACTTCCGGAGGTCAAGATCTTGTAGAGGGATGTAGTTCTACGACACTGACCTTCGAGCGGTCTGCTCCTTTCGATGCGCCTTTGACTGTTGGACTTGCGTTCAGCGGCACGGCAACTGTTGGTGCCGATATTTCGAACTTGCCGAGTTCAATCACGTTTCCTGCAGGACAAGCTACCACAACAATTAGCTTCAACGTAATAGAAGATGGTGTTTTGGAAGGTACCGAAAACTTGACCATTGTTCTCGATCAGCTTAACCCGTGTGCAACCGGACCAGCCACATCTGTCACCATCACCATTCAAGATGCATTGCCATTGACCTTGCAGATATCTCCAGACGTATCGCTTATCTGTCCGGAGGAAAGGATCATAAGTGTTGTCCCTACTGGGGGATATCCAACTTATCAGTACCAATGGGCAGGAACATCTTCAAGCACTGGTAGCGTCACGGTAAATCCGTTTTCAAGCAGTACGTACACGGTTATGGTGACCGATACTTGCGGCTTTACAGCTACGGCTTCCACTTCCATCACTATTCCAAATTATCAACCCATTCAAGTGAATGTAACAGACGCGATCATTTGTAATGGCGAAGAGGCCATTCTTGAAGCGCAGGTTTCGGGCGGTCTTGGCAATATCACCTATCTCTGGGATGGTTCTGGAACCGATGCCACATACGCGGTCAGTCCTGTTGCGAGCACAACCGTTCTGCTGCAAGTAACCGATAGCTGCGGCATTACAGAAGACGGTCAGGCAAACGTGATCGTTGATGAGGTGGATGTTTCCTTCACGAGTAAGTTGACTGCTCACAGTACTGTTCAGTTCACTAGCAGCTCCACAGATATAACCGATTTTGCATGGGATTTTGGAGATGGAACCTTTGGTTTTCGAGAATCGCCATTGCACGAATATCTTGAAGAAGGAACTTACATAGTAACCTTGACCGTTACAAACAGCAATGGTTGCGAGGCTACGGTGGAAGACACCGTTACCGTTTATCCTCCGTTGCACGTCTATGTTCCGAATTCGTTTACGCCAAATGGCGATGGTATCAATGACGAGTTCGGAATGATCGGAGAAGGTTACCTTTATTACGATATGGAGATCTTTGATAGATGGGGAAACAGGCTGAAGTTCGGTCGTTTTAAAGACGATACAGTTTGGGATGGCACCTACAAAGGAAGTCTGGTTCCTGCTGGAATGTACATCTACAGCATTGTGGTTCATCCGCCAATTGGGATTGATGTGAGGGAAAAAGGGTCTCTGTTCGTGCTTCCGTGA